A genomic segment from Mycobacteriales bacterium encodes:
- the rlmB gene encoding 23S rRNA (guanosine(2251)-2'-O)-methyltransferase RlmB — protein MASKKGPSKGTGGHGRRRLEGRGPTPPARERTGHPAARRARAAAKRADAARATSAGPKARRRPGAEDLVAGRNAVVEALRASVPATTLYVATGLARDDRVTESKKLAADRGVALLEVTRTDLDRLTAGAPHQGVALAVRPYDYADPDDLLRRVLEEPEPPLVVALDGVTDPHNLGAIARSAAAFGAQGILLPERRAVGVTPAAWRASAGTLAHVPVARVTNLVRTLKSYADAGLMLAGLDGRGEIDFDDLELATSPLVLVVGAEGRGLSRLVGQTCDLTVRIPLRRAVESLNASVATGIALAEIARRRRAD, from the coding sequence ATGGCCTCGAAGAAGGGTCCGAGCAAGGGCACCGGCGGGCACGGCCGGCGGCGGCTCGAGGGCCGCGGCCCGACTCCACCGGCCCGTGAGCGGACCGGCCATCCGGCCGCACGCAGGGCGCGGGCGGCCGCCAAGCGTGCCGACGCCGCGCGCGCGACAAGCGCCGGTCCGAAGGCGCGGCGCCGGCCGGGCGCCGAGGACCTCGTCGCCGGCCGGAACGCTGTGGTCGAGGCCCTTCGAGCGTCCGTTCCCGCGACCACGCTCTACGTCGCCACCGGCCTGGCGCGCGACGACCGCGTCACGGAGTCGAAGAAGCTCGCGGCAGATCGCGGCGTCGCGTTGCTCGAAGTCACCCGCACCGACCTCGATCGGCTGACCGCCGGGGCGCCGCATCAGGGTGTCGCCCTGGCCGTGCGCCCGTATGACTACGCCGATCCCGACGACCTGCTGCGGCGCGTGCTCGAGGAACCCGAGCCGCCGCTCGTGGTCGCGCTCGACGGCGTGACCGACCCGCACAACCTGGGCGCGATCGCCCGCTCCGCGGCGGCGTTCGGCGCGCAGGGGATCCTGCTGCCCGAGCGTCGCGCGGTGGGTGTCACGCCGGCCGCGTGGCGCGCCAGCGCCGGGACGCTCGCCCACGTGCCGGTCGCTCGCGTGACCAACCTGGTGCGGACGCTCAAGTCGTACGCCGACGCGGGGCTGATGCTCGCCGGGCTGGACGGGCGTGGGGAGATCGACTTCGACGACCTCGAGCTCGCGACCAGCCCGCTGGTTCTGGTCGTCGGTGCCGAGGGCCGCGGGTTGTCGCGCCTCGTCGGGCAGACCTGCGACCTGACGGTGCGGATCCCGCTGCGCCGCGCCGTCGAGTCCCTGAACGCCTCGGTCGCGACCGGCATCGCGCTCGCGGAGATCGCTCGCCGCCGTCGCGCCGACTGA